Proteins encoded by one window of Rutidosis leptorrhynchoides isolate AG116_Rl617_1_P2 chromosome 7, CSIRO_AGI_Rlap_v1, whole genome shotgun sequence:
- the LOC139859672 gene encoding uncharacterized protein: MDNRFRQETFKNNLVLGKIEIFVWRALKKRLATRVDLDYRGIDLHSLRCPLCDDWLETIDHALFLCKHAFDIWERVYKWWGLGPVSNLSIYEAGRGKSNTPMSHNGRLLWQALEWVCLYLIWKNRNLKVFANKSWSGPTTLMEIQLKSFEWITSRWKNSKIDWFQWISDPLVYKLPSPQLVA, translated from the exons ATGGACAATAGATTCAGACAAGAAACATTTAAAAATAATCTTGTACTGGGGAAGATTGAGATATTTGTTTGGCGCGCTTTGAAGAAACGTTTGGCGACTAGAGTTGACCTTGACTATCGTGGGATCGACCTCCACTCCTTACGGTGTCCACTTTGTGATGACTGGTTAGAAACAATTGATCATGCTCTATTTCTTTGCAAACATGCGTTCGATATATGGGAAAGGGTGTACAAATGGTGGGGGTTGGGTCCGGTGTCAAATCTAAGCATCTACGAAGCGGGCCGGGGAAAGAGCAATACTCCTATGTCTCATAATGGCCGTCTCCTTTGGCAAGCATTGGAATGGGTGTGTTTGTACTTAATATGGAAGAACCGAAATCTCAAagttttcgcaaacaaaagttggaGTGGTCCTACCACGTTAATGGAAATTCAACTCAAGTCTTTTGAATGGATCACTTCGCGTTGGAAGAATTCGAAGATCGATTGGTTTCAATGGATCTCCGACCCATTG GTGTACAAGTTGCCTTCTCCGCAACTAGTTGCCTAA